The segment GCGTCCCCAGTTTGCATCACAGCCAAATACCGCTGTTTTTACAAGTGGTGAACCAACAACTGTTTTTGCAATTTTTCTTGCTTCCTCATCTGAAATGGCCCCGTCTACTTCGACCTCAATCAATTTCGTTGCACCTTCACCATCACGGGCAATCGATTTCGCTAAATCTTCTGCTACAAGGCGTAGTGCTGTATAAAAGTTTTCCCAATCTGGATGTGCAGGTGTTAACGTTTCATTTCCCGCTAAACCATTTGCCATCACAATAACCGTGTCATTCGTCGACGTATCACCATCTACTGTAATGGAATTAAATGTGCAATCTGTCACACTTGATAATGCTTTTTGTAATTCATCCGATTCAATATTAGCATCCGTTGTAATAAAGCCTAACATCGTCGCCATATTCGGTTCAATCATTCCTGAACCCTTTGCAGCACCTGAAACAAGCACCTCTTTGCCATTAATTACAGTTGCGTACGTCGTATTTTTCATCACGGTATCTGTCGTCATAATTGCTTGTGCAAAATCAATGCCGTTTTCTAATTTTGAATCTGGTATTAATAGCTCAACACCTTTTTGAATCGGCTCCATTTTCATAATTTCACCAATGACACCTGTAGAAGCAACACCTACTAAGTAATTTTCAATGCCTAGTTTTTGGGCTGCCAGCTGTTGCATTTCATAAGCATCTGCCACTCCTTGCTTGCCGGTGCAAGCATTGGCATTTCCTGAGTTCACAATCATTGCTTGCATTTTTTGTGTATTATAAACAACTTCCTTCGTCACTTTAATCGGCGCTGCTTGCACAGCATTTGTCGTAAATACACCTGCAACACTTGCTGGTACCTCACTTACTAAAATAGCTAAATCCTTTTTCTTATGCTTGAGACCGCAATGAATCCCCGCCGCTATGAAGCCTTTTGGTGAAACGATATTTTTACTCGATAATTTTTTCATTTCAATTGTTGATGCCATTTAAAATTCCTCCTCAGGATAATGTGCTCTTTGATTAACTAAATAAAATACGGAATGAGATCCAGTCCTGTTTTTTGTGGGAGTCCGAACTGAACATTCATATTTTGAATCGCTTGCCCCGCTGCCCCTTTGACTAAATTGTCAATGACACCAATAATCGTTGCTCGATTTGTTCGTTCATCAAGCTTTACTGAAATATCACAGTAATTGGACCCTTTTACTCGGTTCGTTCCGATAGAAGATGCTTCCTCAATTACTCGAACAAATGGATGGTTCGCATACGTTTCCTTTAAACAATTCACTAATTGCTGCTGTGTAACGCCCGTGCGAACTTGTGCATAGGACGTTGTTAAAATTCCGCGTGTCATCGGCACTAAATGGGTGTTAAATGTAATTTTTGTATCCACATGTGCAAACATTGAAATCGCCTGCTCAATTTCTGGAATATGTTGATGTTCATTAATTTTATAAATGGAAAAGTTTTCATTTGCTTCACTAAAATGCGTCAATTGTGAAGGCTTATTCCCTGCCCCTGAAATCCCACTTTTTGCATCGATCACTAAAAAGCTTGGATCAATCAAATTCGATTTAATTAACGGTAAAAGCGATAGCAATACCGCTGTCGGATAGCATCCTGGATTGGCAATGAGCTCTGCTTGCCCGATTGCCTGTTCATTCCACTCTGTTAAGCCGTACACACTTTGTTGAATAACTTCTCCGGGTGCTGCCGCCTTTTTATACCATGCTTCGTAGCTCGCAACATCTTTTAAACGAAAATCTCCTGATAGATCAATCAACTTTGGACCT is part of the Solibacillus sp. FSL K6-1523 genome and harbors:
- the argJ gene encoding bifunctional ornithine acetyltransferase/N-acetylglutamate synthase; this translates as MASTIEMKKLSSKNIVSPKGFIAAGIHCGLKHKKKDLAILVSEVPASVAGVFTTNAVQAAPIKVTKEVVYNTQKMQAMIVNSGNANACTGKQGVADAYEMQQLAAQKLGIENYLVGVASTGVIGEIMKMEPIQKGVELLIPDSKLENGIDFAQAIMTTDTVMKNTTYATVINGKEVLVSGAAKGSGMIEPNMATMLGFITTDANIESDELQKALSSVTDCTFNSITVDGDTSTNDTVIVMANGLAGNETLTPAHPDWENFYTALRLVAEDLAKSIARDGEGATKLIEVEVDGAISDEEARKIAKTVVGSPLVKTAVFGCDANWGRIICAVGYSGAQVDPEKITIKIGGTTMVENGEPIKFSEEELIEILKQHEVKIYVSLGVGEGHGFAWGCDLTYDYVQINASYRS
- the argC gene encoding N-acetyl-gamma-glutamyl-phosphate reductase, translated to MKVGIIGATGYGGLELLRFLHNHKEVEDIALFTSSEEGTIFSAKFPHLTDLYNQPLQKIDYDALAKFDVVFASTPSGVSSNLFPRLVGTGPKLIDLSGDFRLKDVASYEAWYKKAAAPGEVIQQSVYGLTEWNEQAIGQAELIANPGCYPTAVLLSLLPLIKSNLIDPSFLVIDAKSGISGAGNKPSQLTHFSEANENFSIYKINEHQHIPEIEQAISMFAHVDTKITFNTHLVPMTRGILTTSYAQVRTGVTQQQLVNCLKETYANHPFVRVIEEASSIGTNRVKGSNYCDISVKLDERTNRATIIGVIDNLVKGAAGQAIQNMNVQFGLPQKTGLDLIPYFI